Within the Eleginops maclovinus isolate JMC-PN-2008 ecotype Puerto Natales chromosome 5, JC_Emac_rtc_rv5, whole genome shotgun sequence genome, the region CAGAATGTAGAGAAAGAGTAAATATGGAGAgagttgtgttgttttacattaaacacacaatgtctGATTCTCCTTATTGACGATATAATATCCTAAGGAGGGAGACGACCCAGTGCCACATAAtcactaaactgaccggaagtTCTGTTTTGCGTCGAGGCGACCAATAGGAAAAAGGCGACCGCAGAATAAAAGGATTATTCAACTGAAGAATCGATCTCTTTGTTTGCTGACCGCCAGACAGATAACTGCTTTTCTTTGAGTCTCTACTCTTACGTGGCCTGTGAAAGCGTGTTCCGAACagttgagccacagctgtgaaacttttgtaaaacctagcTACCGCATCATTTTgttaaatactccttttaaaacttatatgaggagcctcactttgttttcttttaaacctaCTCCTGGACTTGGAATAAAAGAACACTTCTACTAAAGCAATGTCTTCTGTTGAGTGTTTGAGAGATTTTGTCAACGAGCGACTCTCTGCTGCCGCTGAAGAAATCTTCGGAGTATTTCAGAAAACTATCTTCGAATATGAGGAAGAGATCAAACGTCAGCACAAACTGCTGGATTTCGTTTGGAAACCGGAAATAAAGCTACTCAGAATAGGTGAGTAAAACTTGCTAGCTTCAGTAACAGAAAACATAGGTATTTGCAACGTTGCTTGTACTAAAAAACTATAGTGTGTTCGGTAGAATCTATTCAAatttttttctctgtccctCCAGATCTCCCACAGCATCATGTCtgtaaggaggaggaggttcccGCTGGGCAGCAGCTCTGTATTCAGGAGAGGAACTCCAGTCCAGACCAAGAGAGCCCAGAGCCTCCACAGATtaaagaggagcaggaggagctgtgCTTCAGTCAGGAGGGAAAGCAGCTTGGACTGAAGCAGGAGACTGATGCCTCCGTGTCGATTGCTACTGATGAGGAAAGTATACAGCTCCTCTCTCACAACTCTCATGTAGCTGAGTGCCAAGATCAGGAAGAAGGCGAGCAAGACTCAGGATCAACTAGACATGCAGAGTCAAGACCACAGAATGAACATCAAAGAAATCACAGTCACGAAGAAAACAGCATTCATTTGTCAGAGATGCACATGTGTAAACAGCCTTTAAAATGTGACTCATGcggaaaatattttttctcaaaatccaaACTGGAGAGACACCTCAGAATCCACACAGGTGAAAGGCCCTTTCCTTGCAACACATGTGGGAAAGCTTTCAGACATAAAAGCCACTTGAACCGTCATAATCGTATTCACACAGGGGAGAATCCATTTCCATGCCAAACGTGCGGGCAACGATTCTATCGAGCATCAGAGTTGAAACATCATATGAAATTACACACGTTGAGTAGCCATATTCTTGCAAAACACGTGGAAAACGTGTCTGGTAAAAATGTCATATTGAGTGGTAACTTGGGAagccacacagaaacacacacaggagaagaGCTGTGCGCCAGTCAGGAGGGAGAGCAGCTTAGACTGAAGCAGGAGACTGATAAAATGTGCGCTAATAAATCAGAATTAATCATTCATACAAAACTACACCCAGATGATTGGTTATATTCGTGCCGAATGTGTGGGAaagttttcaaaaataaagCTCACTTGAGAGATCATTTGAGAATCCACATTGGTGAGAAGCCATTTCCGTGCGAAATGTGTGGGAAAGCttttagaaataaaagtcaCTTGAAAGAGCATTTGAGAATTCATACAGGGGAGAAGCCTTATCAGTGCCAAATTTGTGGGCAAAGTTTCTGTCGAACACACGCTTTGAAAAATCATATGAAATTCCACACATGACAGGAAGCCATATTCTTGCAAAACATGTGGGAAAGGGAAGccccacaaaaaaacaaaaaacaaaaaaacatgggaATTGCTGaatccctgcagcacagagccTCCACAGATTAAAGAGGAGCAGGACGAGCTGTATACACCAGTCAGGAGGGAGAGCAGTTTGGACTGAAACAGGAGACTTATGCCTTTATGTTTAGTGCTACTGATGAGGAAAGTGGGCACAGGCTCCTCTCTCACAACTCTCATGTAGCTGAGAGTCAAGATTAGAAAGGAGCCGTGCAAGACTCAGGATCAACGAGATGTGCAGAGCCAAAACAACAGAATCAAAGGAAAGTCACAGTAACAATACAAACATCACTAACTTGTCCTACATGCTCTGACATACACTGATAGAAAGCTTTTATAGttttacaaatgtgaaaaaaaattgAAGAATGAGCTTGTACTCAAAATACATATTACCTTTTTAAAACGTAATCCATAACCTAATCCAAGTATCACAAAATACAACTAATGTGACCTGATAACTTTCCATTACTTTTGGATTGTCTCTATTAAATGCAATGCCAAtacaaacaagagaaaagaagTATCAACAAGATGGGAGTACTTAAGTGTATGTAAGATGACagaaaaagaataaacaaacactttgtATATTAAAAAGTGTCTTCTGCTCAGTGTTTTTGACTGAAACCTAGCTTTCATTAAGCAtatgtatgaaaaataaaagtcaaataaaaaatgcacgAGTAATCTGTTTACGTCTTATTTTGTGCAACTGTATGagaattattttaacatttgattaGGGGTGGAGGGTGCACACAGATGATTtactacagtaaaagtaaaaatactactGTGTTATAATGCTCAGTTACAAATataagtcctgcattcaaaattgtagtGTAGTaagtaaatgtacaaaagtattaactagtattaaaatatactttaggTACCTGAAGGAAAAGTGTTCGTCATTCAAAATGGCAGAAATAGGCactacatattttaaatgattgtagaATAATTGTTCATGTATTCTTAACTGGCAGTTGGTAAAGGCggggtttatttgaattattttatcacacacacacacacacacacacacacacacacacacacacacacacacacacacacacacacacacacacacacacacacacacacacacacacacacacacacacacacactggctagCTAAACCTATAATAATGTATTAGagaattcatattttgtattatctAACTGGTAACTAAATctgtaatataaatgtagtgATTAGAAAGTTCAACATTTGCCTTCAGAATGTTGTCAAGTTAATATATATAGTAGCAAACTTTGAAAATAAGCAATTTTTTTAATACCTAGACTTCTGCAACTCCAGCCCAATAGGTGGCGTTGAATCACTACTCGTTGCTTGCAAACCGccaataaagaagaagaagaagaaaaacctcagcagaagtaaacaaacaacGCTCTGTTACCGTTAGCTCAGTGCTATAGATGAATGgttcaaacaaatgtattcttttcGTTGGGTTTATTTATGCAACAATGTCTTCTGTTGAGTTTTTGAGAGATTTTGTCAACGAGCGACTCTCTGCTGCCGCTGAAGAAATATTCGGAGTATTTCAGAAAACTATCTTCGAATATGAGGAAGAGATCAAACGTCAGTGCAGACTGCTGGATGTCGTTTGGAAACCGGAAATAAACGTACTCAGGATAGGTGGGTAACACTTACTAACTACAACAACAGAAAGCATAGATATTTTCAACGTTGCTTGTACTAAAGAACTATAATGTGTTcagtctcttcttcttgttctctgTCCCTCCAGATCTCCCACAGCATCATGTAtgtaaggaggaggaggttcccGCTGAGCAGCAGCTCTGTATCCAAGGGAGGAACTCCAGTCCAGACCAAGAGAACCCAGAGCCTCCACAGATTaaacaggagcaggaggagctgtgCTTCAGCCAGGAGGGAGAGCAGCTTGGACTGAAGCAGGAGACTGATGCCTTTGTGTTGACTCCTACTGTTGAGGAAAGTGAGCACCAGCTCCTCTCTCACAACTCTCATGTAGCTGAGAACCAAGATCAGGAAGGAGGCGAGCAAGACTCAAATAGACATGCAGAGCCCAAACTACATCACAAAGgcaaaagtcaaaataaagatgtaaaCAACATGAACTTGTCAGAGAAGCACCGTGATACTCAACAGCCTGTCAAATGTGGAAAATATTTCCAGAAAAAATCATCACTGGACAGAGATCTGAAAACCCTCAAAATTAAGGGATCACATTCTTGCAACACCTGTGAGAAAACGTTCTCTAGAAAATCCGATTTAATCATTCATACAAGAATCCACACAGGTGAGAGGCCATATCCGTGCCAAATGTGTGGGAAAGCTTTCAGAAATAAAAGTCACTTGAAAGAGCATGTAAGAATCCACACAGGTGAGAAGCCATTTCCGTGTCAAACATGTGGGCAACGTTTCTGTCAAACATCGGCATTGAAAAATCATATGAAATTCCACACGAAGGCAAGCTGTATTCTTGAGAGACATGTGGGAAACAACTCCTGTAAAAATACCATATTTAGGAGTAACTGGGGAagccacacagaaacacacacagtggaaaagTTGAATCCATGCAGCCCAGAGTCTCTACAGAttaaagagggacaggaagaGCAGTTTGGACCTAAGCAGGAGACTGATGCCTTTATGTTGGCTACTTCTGATGAGGAAAGTGAGCACCAGCTCCTCTCTCCCAACAACTCATGTAGCTGAGAACCAAGATCAGAAAGGAGGCGAGCAAGGCTCCGGATCAACTAGATGTGCAGAgccaaaacaacagaaacaacatcCCAAGACTCACCTTAACAGTGTAATCCACCCTGATTTGTCAAAGATGCACAGTGACACTCACAGATAAACAATCCTTAAAGTGTGACATGTGGAAAATATTTAAGGAATGATTCATTACTGGCTAACCACCTGAGAACCCACACAGGTGAGAAGCCATTTTCCTGCAGAACATGCAGGAAAATATTCACTCACAAATCCATATTCATCACTCGTTATAGAACAGATTTCGCCGGTTTCTTTCTAAAGATTTGGAAAACGatccacacaggagagaagCTGTTTTAAAGATATGTGATTGAGCTTTTAGGGTTAATCACAACTTGAAAGCCCACATGAGAATCATATCGACAAGCCATTTTCTTGCAAACAATGTGGAAAGGCTTTCAGAATTAGAAATGACCTAAGAGACCACATGAGAGTCCAGGTGAGAGGCTGTAAACTTGTCAAACTTGTGGAATCGATTACAGTCAGTCATTATTTGACAGTTCACATGAGAACCCACCCTCGAGCTCAATGAGTTTCTTATCTCCTGGTGCACTTGAAATTCcatgtgaaaacacacaaaagtaaGAAACCAAAATTAAAGAATGGTACTCTTTAATACTCGTACAGTTGAATTCTACAAATAAAGGAATGTGATAAGCTGTATTACTGCTGTACAGTTTCCAAAAACTCCGGTGGAACGCTGCATCAGTCAGTAATATTTGTAAATGGACCTTTCATTAATTCTGATCGTATTCAGAATCAACCTCTTTACactaaaagaaaggaaaacctTGAGAGGTGTTGTAATGTGTATGTTATTTACCGTTCTGTCCTATTTGAGATCATATTGGGATGTGTTTGGCATATAACCTAAAATTAGTTTGAAACCTCTTACCTCAGTTAGGAGGACACTGGGATTTAGATTTATCAGTCATCAGAGACGAAGAATCgtgtttttcttaaattagATGTCAGGACAGGGCCCTCTTTCCAATACCAAAAGCATACAGTCACAGTTTGTAGTGAAAATAGTGGATCTTTTAGCAGCTAAAGAAACAAATACTTTCCAAAGGAGTTGGGAGGGAACGAAAAACATTTCGCCAACAAGTTGGCCATAACTACCTATTATGAGTATATACCACTATTGTGAgtaattattgttgttgtgttaggtgcccccccccccttttttttcatttagaatGAGGTGTTGGTTTTTCAATATTGCACTCacttttttgtgtatgtgtttctaAAAGAATGTTTTCAGAacttgtttctgctgccccccACTGTCCaagataatatttattttcttgcaggtaaatgttattaatatcaaatgaaacattaatACCAACTGCACAGCAAATGTTTTCCTCAGATGTTTCAAGGGATTATTTGTACACAACAGTTATTAGATTTTAATTACATATAAAGCAAATCCTAGTAATGGCCTCATCAGTTAGTTGAATTTCAGATAAGGTTgttcactttttttccttttaactACTGAGCAAAAACTTAAATTGAAACTCTCCATTATCCCCCATCTGTGTCCTGACTTCCTGACATTTAGTTAAAAAATTGTTCCCATAACATTTTGGCAAAACAATACAGGTATGTTTACATGAAATGTCTTCTCTCAGAAGAGTGGAAGTAAATCATCCAAATGCACATGTCGGTTAGCATTTCCGTACTTCCTTTCCATGTTTAAACTACTTTTCAGAAAACTGTACAAATGTTAATTATCACAATGGTAGATTTCATGATGAAAATAAGTTAAAGGGCAGAAGATAACAtttgtactttaacttaaaAGGATGAGGTGCATGTTAATGCAACAAAatggttagaaaaaaaatgtcatatcGCATTTAGATTAGTTCCTTATAAACATTTGACTGCTTACAGGATATcatttttcctgcttccaaGTCAGGTttccctttcacaataaaggCCCTAGACGTGCCCTGAATCACTGCCTACCAGAAAGCTTTCCCAAAGAGGCAACCCAACTAAATAGCAACAGCTTATTATACAGGTTTTGAACTGAAGTACACTTCACTGTGTGAACTCTACTTAGCAAAGGAGCCCTGAGGAAGCTAGGAAGGTGAAGCGTACAGTGATGAGAGACATTCTTCTACTAAACCACATCATTAAGTGAAAACCTCCCTACTTATTTATACACTGGGCATTTTACTCTGCCTTTATAATCGCTTGAGATCAGGTTTCAAGTTCTTTGAGGTTCTTCAGTTATGTCTTACTTTGAACATTAATGTTAGCCACTCTGCTACCAGTAGCTAATATTTTTGACGACAGCTCAGTCCTGccaaaaacacaccaacacttTTGTGTACAAGCTGGCCTTATGGCACTCTGTTGCATCACTAAACTGCCTTAACTACCTGTCCCGTGTACTGTCATTCACAACGAAACACATGCTGACAGTCTACGTATGGAGAGCATGTTCTATATCTACAAAAAAGCTTTTACAATGAAAAACAGCGTAAAGCTGTTAGAAATGTTGACAGAAGACCATTTAATGATAGGGATTTTTAGAAACCAACTATTATATTCATAATCTATCATCTTCACATTATTGTTGTTGGATTAATCaattaaatgtcagaaagtgtgtaaaatgttgattgatttttttttttttatccaattgATTTGTGAGGCTAAAACCAACCATTTTAGCATGAAAAACTTCTATAGTGATGAAgtgattatcaaaatagttgccaattatttttaaatgaaacacttGTCAAGCAAACTTCCCTGCTTTCAACTACTGAGGTTTGTTTAATGCATACAAACGGcacaaaatctttaaaatataccTTTAAGAAATAAACCCAATTGCAGAATAGTCCCTTTGAGGCTTTACCTGTGTCGTCTCCCAGAGAGATGTTAGTGAACGtcccatcatcctcctcatcctcattaTCCTGCGTGTCAATGTCCTGAGTGTCCTCTAATTCCTCCAGCATGGTGTCCTTCTTGTTTTCAACTGACAGACTCATTCATCGGctttatctcttcctctcttcaaaCTTTGCTCTTCCTTGTCTTTGGGCCGGCCTCCTGAGTGACGGTTACCTGCCTTACCTGACTGGTGGATCAGGTTACTGAGTTGTCACAGGGATCGGTCTCCATGGTGACCACTGGAGAAAAACATCCGACCCACAGCGCAGTAAAAAGGGGTCAAAGGTTAAGTTCCATTGAGCCATAATAAAGATggcacacactgtcacacattAACCTGAAAGGCATGAAAATACAGTTCCAGCATTTAGTTTGGCCTGCTGCTTTTCTCCCTTTTCGGTCGAAAAGCAGAATATAACAAATCTGCAGTGCTTTCACATTGTGTAAATGCCTTATTTCAAAAGATTTTACACAATTATGTTCATGGATTTTCACCTAATTAGACCATGTGTCAGTGTGGGGTTGACCTAAGTGACATGCGTAGGAAAGTTTCCTTAGATCTGTAGGAGCAGCCTGCACTCTGGTGGTTCATGTTGAGTACTGCAGATCAGTGACAGAACGGGTACACTTTTAGATGTTTGTGTAGTCTTTGCTTTTTGATGTACCTGACCAGAGGTGGtaagtaactgagtacatttactcaagtactgtactttaaaaaaattgagatacttgtactttacttgaacatttaaatgtaatgctacGTTGTACTTATATtccattacaattcagaggtaaatattgtacttttactccactacatttatttagtacctTTAGTTGCTTTACAGATGTGgattaattatgtgaaatataatcaaaccTTAAATAACACTTTAGTTACACCTTGATTAGTTTCACAATCTACTTTGCAGgctacaaagtcattaaaactagctgcacctttaccagctctgaccaaacacattaatgcatcaataattcttatcaaaacatatgatataaattatttgaaatggaCCAATTTGCATAATAGATACTTTTACTTTCGGTACgttaagtatattttgaggctgattattttatacttttacttgggtaacattttgattgcaggacttttactacTGATTGTTCCTACTgttatacttttactcaggtacaagatctgagtacttcttctaccACTGTACCTGACTAAATTGTAGGGGATGTTGGACCCTGCGTGCGGCTGGAATAAATCTAAGTATTCATTAGGGATCAGGGAAACTTTTGGaacaaaaaggagagaaagtgCGTCAGACAACATGATCTAGAAGTGTTATGTGGATCAAATGAGAAAGTTCAGTTAGATGGAAACAGTAGTTTGATCGAAACCTGGAAACATGCGAGATCGACTTAAGGACTCTTCCAGagcttttaacaaaatgtaatggtTCACCTCGAGAGTATGAGTTTGTTTAGATATCATGTTTTTGTCAATTTTCACCATTTACCTAGAAGGGAAGTAGGGAACATTGGTGACAACCGAGCAAACTCCATCCGTTGAAGAAGATCATGAAATCAGATTGAAAGCTCTGTAAAAAGCCGCGAAGTGGATTggttgagttttattttgtcaacatgtctttattgattttatacatttaacacATGAAGCAATCATTAGGAAACAGCTGGATTAGACATATGgcattgtataaaaaaaatacagcatcACATTTATAGATCAgactataataataatcataataaaatcCCCCCCCAAAAGTTGAGGGGAGTCAAACTGTCTAAGAAACATGCCAAAAACATGTGTTACGTCAAATCACGTAAAGACAAGAAAAGGGTAAAAGACGATTTCTATCAGCCAGTCTTTTCTGCTTTGCTATTTTGACAAATGGCCGTTCAATGAATGATAGTGGTGAACGGCGATGTTGGTGACACAACTTCTGTTCAAACTTTTTCTGCTGATAATAGTGTGAAGGACTGGAAATACTTTGGTAtataacataataatacaaacaagaGATGGACCCTCAGCAAGcaagcaagtgtgtgtgtgtgtgtgtgtgtgtgtgtgtgtgtgtgtgtgtgtgtgtgtgtgtgtgtgtgtgtgtgtgtgtgtgtgtgtgtgtgtgtgtgtgtgtgtgtgtgtgtgtgtgtattttagtATGTGCTGATCTTCTGCTCACTTTTGTTGGTGCTTTGGTGTATCTACACAGAAAAGatggaaatgttgactttaattaaatgtattatgtcaacagattacacataactgtattgggtaagttgaaagcaataataataagtttaaataaaaaatattaagttcaacttaatattattgctttcaaataacctaatacaattatgtgtaatctgttgacataatataatCAATTAAAGTcagggtttatttttttcagtaaatgcttctttttttttgctcgATCATAATTCAGCGTGTCTTGTCGTGTGTGTTCGCaggcatgtgtgtttgcagtggatTCACTCACCCAATAAAACGTGGATGAACAAACATTTATGGGAAACATTTCACGAGCCAGGGATAGCCATTAATGTGCAAAAGTTTGCAGCATTTAAAATCCTGAAACACCTCTCTGACATAGGAGTAAGAGATGTTTACTTCATTGTTGTTCATTctctttttgatgtttttttgtgtccGCTAAAAGCATCTTACTGTTGATTTGTGTCACATTGCTGTCATTTGTCATTTGTTTGATGTGATTTGTCTTTGTAGTTGTTCTATGTGTCTTTGTGCTCATTTCATGTATTTTCATAATTGTGTTCGTTCTCTTTGCagttgttttatgtctttgtcTTCACAGAATAATTGTTTCATTGGTTGTTTTGcccttctttttaaatgttttgtttcacttttacttattttatgtctctttgtagttgttttctgtctctttgtgttaatcttgtgtctctttgtaaTAGTTTTTTTGTCTCCTTGTAATTCTTATTTAGTTCTgtacataattatatttttctgtggttgttttgcTCTTGTTTGTAGTTGTTTGGTTTCATCTTGAGCTAATTTTTTGTCTCTTGGTCtagatatttttgttatttatttgattgtttcgTCTcttctgtagtgttttgtgtaTCTagaattgtttacatttttacttaactTTTTTCAGTGGTCGTTTTTGCCTTTCGTTACCGTTCTATCACCTTGAATTAAATTTTGTAGATGAAGGACGTCGGGGCCACTGAAACTTTGGGCCCTTCCTAAGGCCTGAGCCATACATGCCTGAGGCCGATCACATATTAGCTTTATCACTTATAGAGCTATGAGTGACACTGCCAACAAAAATTGGCTGGTGACACTCAAGCAGCTGTTCCAcccaaaaacagtcattaacgCTTAAAGGTGATAAGAAGACATATCCATACCTGGTAAAGCATGATGTTTCACTGTTTGGAGGGACGTTTTGAGTAaaactgtcagtgtgtgtaatGGCCAGTCTTAAGGTAGCACCTGTCATtcaccggtgtgtgtgtgtgtgtgtgtgtgtgtgtgtgtgtgtgtgtgtgtgtgtgtgtgtgtgtgtgtgtgtgtgtgtgtgtgtgtgtgtgtgtgtgtgtgtgtgtgtgtgtgtgtgtgtgtgtgtgtgtgtgtgtgtgtgtgtgtgtgtacaaccACTTGCTGTCAAAACATGCAACCAGTGATGTGCTCTTTCTATccttgtctttgtgtgtttacttaataatgtaaatgcagcAACATCCAACAACCAGAACAAGATCTGTAGCAGGATCAGctgcaaacacagagagagagagagagagagagagagagagagagagagagagagagagagagaggttataTTGGTGTTACGGTTCGCTCCCTTGTGATAGATCATGGACCAGATGCCCACTTTGGCACCAACGCTCTGCTGGTGTTATGCTAGgcatgggacacacacacatgcacacacacacacacacacacacacacacacacacacacacacacacacacacacacacacacacacacacacaaacacacaaacacacacacacacacacacacacacacacacacacacacacacacacacacacacacacacacacacacacacatagagataCATGTGGAGGGGAGTAGAGGCTGTAAAAAAATAGCAccgtccatctgtccatctctGGGCTAAACTGGTACTGCGCACATCAGCATGTTTGTGTCTCCCTACAGTGTCCTGATTTGATAAGTGCAATCAAACCTTGAAGttacaaaatcaaaacagcaaGAATTATTTACACTATTAACGTATTTGAAACAGTTGTTCAGTCTTTTTTATGTCATGGCAGATGCATGACCTAGTGTCTGTCCGTTGATCCATTTATTCTTTAATCCAGACtcaaatatctcaacaactataTTATGGATTGCCAAGATGATTCCCAATAACGTTGTTGGTCTCCTGACATTTCCTCAGGCACTAATTactaacatttacatttgtcacCTTCAGTAAAACGTTGTTGGTATATGAGATATAAGACTCTTGCACTAGCTTAATTCAGTATATATTCAGCCgtgtcaaaaaacaaaacaactgttcACGACAATCCTCTCAATCTCTCACCCATGTTTCCATCATTGTTTTGTAGCAACACGTAACCTCTCACAAGACTTAGGAACAAGACTTCCCATTAGGACCCTTTGACGTAACAACATAGGTCCAGCTGAGCCCATTTAGCTTCAATCAATATTTACCGCTGGTCATTGTTCCAAACTGCCAAACAATAAATAAGATCATccaaaaaaaaacttaaaacttGTATTGTACTGTAGGAGATTCCTGGTAATAAGCAGTTGTAAAAACTCCTGACCAAAGActttcattaattcatttttgaaagttcatcatttatttaatcttgTTTTGAGCTGACCTAACCAAGACGAGCCTGTACGGCTTGTTTGATATAACTGAATATTTATTCAGTCTATATGTTCTCTCCATCCCCTAAGCAGTAAATCTCTAACAGAATTAATTTTCAAGATTGGTATTCAAATTTTGCAGCATTTTATCCACAAGCACACTGTTATCTTACATCTTAAGGTGAAAGTGCTATAGactatttaattatgttttaaagttattattcTGCTATTTCTGGTCAGGAgagtgtttatatttattgacaGTGGGAGTTCAGTGTAAGTAGTTTCATGTTTGGCTATTCCTTCAGTTGACGTTTTTGAAACAGAAAGTCtcctttttaaaaggaaaaaggcaCATGAACATTAAATGCTgttagtatttctttcttttttttcattcaagtTTTTCTAAAGTTAAGTTGTTTCTATTTTCTTCAAAACCCAATAACACTTAAATGTATGTCCTCAGACTACAGAAAGGAGGCCACAGGTAATAGAGTTCACCAGCTTTCCTTGTACGTGCACAATTTTATACAGTGTCAACTTGTGTtgcttgatgtgtgtgttagtccCATTGTGGCTGTATCCATTAACTAAGTAAATTGCTCTAAAATATTCAGCAGCCTGAGGGCAAGGCATTTGGATTGAGGATGAGTTTTTTCtccattctctctctgtctcttctagtcccctcttttaaaaaaataatcgtATCTAACAAATGACTCATTTAATGAACTTCATTCAATTGTGGGAAGGATTTCTATCCAataatctatctatctatctatctatctatctatctatctatctatatctatatctatctatatctatatctatatatatatatatgaaaaatgga harbors:
- the LOC134864510 gene encoding zinc finger and SCAN domain-containing protein 2-like, yielding MNGSNKCILFVGFIYATMSSVEFLRDFVNERLSAAAEEIFGVFQKTIFEYEEEIKRQCRLLDVVWKPEINVLRIDLPQHHVCKEEEVPAEQQLCIQGRNSSPDQENPEPPQIKQEQEELCFSQEGEQLGLKQETDAFVLTPTVEESEHQLLSHNSHVAENQDQEGGEQDSNRHAEPKLHHKGKSQNKDVNNMNLSEKHRDTQQPVKCGKYFQKKSSLDRDLKTLKIKGSHSCNTCEKTFSRKSDLIIHTRIHTGERPYPCQMCGKAFRNKSHLKEHVRIHTGEKPFPCQTCGQRFCQTSALKNHMKFHTKASCILERHVGNNSCKNTIFRSNWGSHTETHTVEKLNPCSPESLQIKEGQEEQFGPKQETDAFMLATSDEESEHQLLSPNNSCS
- the LOC134864509 gene encoding zinc finger protein 501-like encodes the protein MSSVECLRDFVNERLSAAAEEIFGVFQKTIFEYEEEIKRQHKLLDFVWKPEIKLLRIDLPQHHVCKEEEVPAGQQLCIQERNSSPDQESPEPPQIKEEQEELCFSQEGKQLGLKQETDASVSIATDEESIQLLSHNSHVAECQDQEEGEQDSGSTRHAESRPQNEHQRNHSHEENSIHLSEMHMCKQPLKCDSCGKYFFSKSKLERHLRIHTGERPFPCNTCGKAFRHKSHLNRHNRIHTGENPFPCQTCGQRFYRASELKHHMKLHTLSSHILAKHVENVSGKNVILSGNLGSHTETHTGEELCASQEGEQLRLKQETDKMCANKSELIIHTKLHPDDWLYSCRMCGKVFKNKAHLRDHLRIHIGEKPFPCEMCGKAFRNKSHLKEHLRIHTGEKPYQCQICGQSFCRTHALKNHMKFHT